In Halorubellus sp. JP-L1, one DNA window encodes the following:
- the phoU gene encoding phosphate signaling complex protein PhoU, whose translation MPRESYQDQLEDLREDILYMSELVLDRLQDALVALESKDDEQARGVIEGDDEVNQRYLDLEKQCIDLIALQQPVASDLRFIAASFKIITDLERVGDLAVNLAEYTLDAGRDVFPEVDVQAIGDVTAEMVADAMSAYDREDTAECRAIAARDDELDELCQDASEMVVRDLIETELEDGNVERLMADVSRLLLTIRDLERVGDHAVNIAARTLYMVENDDELIY comes from the coding sequence ATGCCACGCGAGAGCTACCAGGACCAACTGGAGGACCTCCGCGAGGACATCCTCTACATGAGCGAACTCGTCCTCGACCGCCTCCAGGACGCGCTCGTCGCACTCGAATCGAAGGACGACGAGCAGGCCCGCGGCGTCATCGAGGGCGACGACGAGGTGAACCAGCGCTACCTCGACCTCGAGAAGCAATGCATCGACCTCATCGCGCTCCAGCAGCCCGTCGCGAGCGACCTCCGGTTCATCGCCGCGTCGTTCAAGATCATCACCGACCTCGAACGCGTCGGCGACCTCGCCGTCAACCTCGCCGAGTACACGCTCGACGCCGGCCGCGACGTCTTCCCCGAGGTGGACGTCCAGGCGATCGGTGACGTCACCGCCGAGATGGTCGCCGACGCGATGAGCGCGTACGACCGCGAGGACACGGCCGAGTGCCGCGCTATCGCCGCCCGCGACGACGAACTCGACGAACTCTGCCAGGACGCCAGCGAGATGGTCGTCCGCGACCTCATCGAGACGGAACTCGAGGACGGGAACGTCGAGCGGCTCATGGCGGACGTCTCCCGACTCCTCCTCACGATCCGCGACCTCGAACGCGTCGGCGACCACGCCGTCAACATCGCGGCGCGAACGCTCTACATGGTCGAGAACGACGACGAACTCATCTACTGA
- a CDS encoding phosphate uptake regulator PhoU, producing the protein METRKVQVTGGSTFTVSLPKDWATENGVSAGTTVEFYPEEDSLLLTPKSETERTRGTLDVTNLEGEQLTRAVMTMYVSGFDVIELEANRITTDQRRAIREATQGLVGVEVLEETGDSVVIQDLLDSSELSITNAVTRMRLIAQSMLQDAVTALVENDADVARDVVERDEDVDRLWFVVSRIFRSTLRSPRAAEELGVSREDCFDYHSSARQLERIADHAAKIGNLALDLDEIDGEVGDAFEELHADASHVVDLAMDALFEADADEATRLANEARASILGIDEHTRRIDDLLRERDPQTAQSLGLVVDSLSRSADYGGNIAETALQKAAPSP; encoded by the coding sequence ATGGAGACGCGCAAGGTGCAGGTGACCGGTGGGTCGACGTTCACCGTATCGTTGCCGAAGGACTGGGCGACCGAGAACGGGGTGTCGGCGGGGACGACGGTCGAGTTCTACCCGGAGGAGGACTCCTTGCTGTTGACGCCGAAGAGCGAGACCGAGCGCACGCGGGGAACGCTCGACGTGACAAACCTGGAGGGCGAGCAGTTGACGCGCGCGGTCATGACGATGTACGTCTCGGGATTCGACGTCATCGAGCTGGAGGCCAACCGGATCACGACCGACCAGCGTCGCGCGATCCGCGAGGCGACCCAGGGTCTCGTCGGCGTGGAAGTCCTGGAGGAGACGGGCGACAGCGTCGTCATCCAGGACCTGCTCGACTCCTCGGAGTTGAGCATCACGAACGCGGTGACGCGCATGCGGTTGATCGCGCAGTCGATGCTGCAGGACGCGGTGACGGCGCTCGTCGAGAACGACGCTGACGTGGCGCGGGACGTCGTCGAGCGCGACGAGGACGTGGACCGCCTGTGGTTCGTGGTCTCCCGCATCTTCCGGTCGACGCTCCGGTCGCCGCGTGCGGCCGAAGAACTGGGCGTGAGTCGCGAGGACTGCTTCGACTACCACTCGAGTGCACGCCAGCTGGAGCGGATCGCGGACCACGCGGCGAAGATCGGGAACCTCGCGCTGGACCTCGACGAGATCGACGGCGAGGTCGGGGACGCGTTCGAGGAACTGCACGCGGACGCCTCCCACGTCGTCGACCTGGCGATGGACGCGCTGTTCGAGGCGGACGCGGACGAGGCGACGCGGCTCGCGAACGAGGCTCGCGCGAGCATCCTCGGGATCGACGAGCACACGCGCCGGATCGACGACCTCCTGCGCGAGCGCGACCCACAGACCGCCCAGTCCCTTGGATTGGTCGTCGACTCGCTCTCGCGGAGCGCTGACTACGGCGGGAACATCGCGGAGACCGCGCTCCAGAAGGCCGCACCGAGTCCCTGA
- a CDS encoding ribose 1,5-bisphosphate isomerase: MTEDSSERVVAAVDDTAADIASMEIRGAATIADAAAGALAAQAAASSASEPAAFEAELKAAARRLYETRPTAVSLPNALRFVLWDMEGETVDALRESVLESARSFREDLADAQDRLGRIGANRLRDGDVVMTHCHSTDALSCVKAALDQGKDVSAVVKETRPRKQGHITAEQLREWGVPVTLVVDNAARRYLEDVDHVLVGADSIAADGSVVNKIGTSGLAVNARDRGVPIMVAAQTIKLHPGTLTGHTVEIENRDETEVLADAERERITGGDPDDPEFAVENPAFDVTPPRYVDAIVTEHGQFPPESVVTLMRELFGTDVGQPWE; this comes from the coding sequence ATGACCGAGGACTCGAGCGAGCGCGTCGTGGCGGCCGTCGACGACACGGCGGCGGACATCGCGTCGATGGAGATCCGTGGCGCGGCGACGATCGCGGACGCCGCGGCCGGGGCGCTGGCGGCGCAAGCGGCGGCGTCGTCGGCGTCGGAGCCGGCGGCGTTCGAGGCGGAGTTGAAGGCGGCGGCGCGGCGACTGTACGAGACGCGACCGACGGCGGTGTCGCTCCCGAACGCGCTCCGGTTCGTGCTCTGGGACATGGAGGGCGAGACGGTCGACGCGCTCCGCGAGAGCGTCCTGGAGAGCGCGCGGTCGTTCCGCGAGGACCTCGCTGACGCCCAGGATCGCCTGGGGCGGATCGGCGCGAACCGCCTGCGTGACGGCGACGTCGTCATGACGCACTGTCACTCGACGGACGCGCTGTCGTGCGTGAAGGCGGCGCTCGACCAGGGGAAGGACGTCTCGGCGGTCGTGAAGGAGACGCGACCGCGCAAGCAGGGCCACATCACGGCCGAGCAGCTCCGCGAGTGGGGCGTGCCGGTGACGCTCGTCGTCGACAACGCCGCGCGCCGCTACCTGGAGGACGTCGACCACGTGCTCGTCGGTGCGGACTCGATCGCGGCGGACGGGAGCGTCGTGAACAAGATCGGGACGTCGGGCCTGGCGGTGAACGCGCGCGACCGCGGCGTCCCGATAATGGTGGCCGCGCAGACGATCAAGCTCCACCCCGGTACCTTGACGGGCCACACCGTCGAGATCGAGAACCGCGACGAGACGGAGGTGCTGGCCGACGCCGAGCGCGAACGCATCACGGGCGGCGATCCGGACGACCCCGAGTTCGCCGTCGAGAACCCGGCGTTCGACGTGACGCCACCGCGGTACGTCGACGCCATCGTCACCGAGCACGGCCAGTTCCCGCCCGAGAGCGTCGTGACGCTGATGCGCGAGCTGTTCGGGACGGACGTCGGCCAGCCCTGGGAGTGA
- a CDS encoding DUF63 family protein: protein MAGGVYTIPSLVYVVPLLLAFGGVAALLWAIRPPTTDWTVVSFAPWMAIGSVLFLLDGLGAYPEVVAPLFGPVTVYVTTAVFAGFVWILMTFVASIRKGFDIYYGVGVFGGGVALMLIVFLFLAGINAQTFNPVYPVFGSIVAALVAALAWVALSLTYTDVARYTGRTGAFVVFAHSLDGVSTALGYDLLGAGERTPLSRILLEFSASLPSAEYVGAGWLFVLVKVLLALVIVAAFREYLEESPRQARLVLAFVAAVGFGPGVYNLLQFTITEQQAVFAVARALGGA, encoded by the coding sequence ATGGCTGGTGGCGTCTATACGATTCCGTCGTTGGTGTACGTGGTGCCGCTCCTCCTCGCGTTCGGGGGCGTGGCCGCGCTCCTGTGGGCGATCCGGCCGCCGACGACGGACTGGACGGTCGTCTCGTTCGCGCCGTGGATGGCGATCGGGTCCGTCCTCTTCCTCCTCGACGGCCTGGGCGCGTACCCCGAGGTCGTCGCGCCACTGTTCGGGCCGGTGACGGTGTACGTGACGACCGCGGTGTTCGCGGGCTTCGTCTGGATCCTAATGACGTTCGTCGCGTCGATACGGAAGGGATTCGACATCTACTACGGCGTCGGCGTCTTCGGGGGCGGAGTGGCGTTGATGCTGATCGTGTTCCTGTTCCTCGCGGGCATCAACGCGCAGACGTTCAATCCCGTCTATCCGGTGTTCGGGTCGATCGTGGCGGCGCTCGTCGCGGCGCTCGCGTGGGTCGCGCTGAGTTTGACGTACACGGACGTCGCGCGGTACACGGGCCGAACGGGTGCGTTCGTGGTGTTCGCGCACTCGCTCGACGGCGTGTCGACGGCGCTCGGGTACGACCTCCTCGGGGCGGGCGAACGCACGCCGCTGTCGCGCATCCTCCTCGAGTTCTCCGCGAGCCTGCCGAGCGCGGAGTACGTGGGTGCGGGCTGGCTGTTCGTCCTGGTGAAAGTGCTGCTCGCGCTCGTCATCGTGGCGGCGTTCCGCGAGTACCTGGAGGAGAGTCCGCGGCAGGCGCGACTGGTGCTCGCGTTCGTCGCGGCGGTCGGGTTCGGGCCGGGCGTGTACAACCTCCTCCAGTTCACGATCACCGAGCAGCAGGCGGTGTTCGCGGTCGCTCGTGCACTCGGAGGTGCGTGA
- a CDS encoding PfkB family carbohydrate kinase, producing MRVLVAGHVNWDVTLRVDRLPEPDGESRIFDQQSSGGGSAANVAYDLALLDVSSGVVGSVGDDEHGLLATRELEEAGVDLSGLVRVPDGETTVKYVLVEEGGEVSMLANDGANEAVGPDDVDDAFVASAEHVHLTSQQPETAAHVARVASDAGATVSVDPGRRLADRDYGDVLANADVVFVNDREAEAVLDAPPKEAFADQVLVVKHGAAGAEVHAPEGHFEHPGFGIEPVDTTGAGDAFAAAFVATRLDGGGYERALERANAAGAYTASTEGARQAPTARALDAFVAERT from the coding sequence GTGCGGGTGCTCGTCGCGGGCCACGTGAACTGGGACGTGACGTTGCGCGTCGACCGGCTCCCGGAGCCCGACGGCGAGTCCCGGATCTTCGACCAGCAGTCCTCGGGCGGCGGGAGTGCGGCGAACGTCGCGTACGACCTCGCGTTACTGGACGTCTCCTCGGGCGTGGTCGGGAGCGTCGGCGACGACGAGCACGGCCTGCTCGCGACGCGCGAACTCGAGGAGGCCGGCGTCGACCTCTCGGGACTGGTGCGGGTTCCCGACGGCGAGACGACGGTGAAGTACGTGCTCGTCGAGGAGGGCGGCGAGGTGTCGATGCTCGCGAACGACGGCGCGAACGAGGCCGTGGGACCGGACGACGTCGACGACGCGTTCGTCGCGAGCGCCGAGCACGTGCACTTGACGAGCCAGCAACCCGAGACGGCGGCGCACGTCGCGCGGGTCGCGAGCGACGCGGGGGCGACGGTGAGCGTCGACCCGGGGCGACGGCTCGCGGACCGGGACTACGGCGACGTGCTCGCGAACGCGGACGTCGTGTTCGTGAACGACCGGGAAGCGGAGGCGGTACTCGACGCACCGCCGAAGGAGGCGTTCGCCGACCAGGTGCTGGTCGTGAAGCACGGCGCGGCCGGCGCGGAGGTGCACGCGCCCGAGGGCCACTTCGAGCATCCGGGGTTCGGGATCGAGCCCGTGGACACGACGGGTGCGGGGGACGCGTTCGCGGCGGCGTTCGTCGCGACGCGACTCGACGGCGGCGGCTACGAGCGAGCGCTGGAGCGCGCGAACGCCGCCGGCGCGTACACCGCGAGCACGGAGGGCGCGCGGCAAGCGCCGACGGCGCGGGCGCTCGACGCGTTCGTCGCCGAGCGCACGTGA
- the pyrF gene encoding orotidine-5'-phosphate decarboxylase has product MTAGFFDRVADRIASTGSVVSVGLDPDPDRIPDFLADHDLPRWAFNRRVIDATHEHAAAFKPNAAFYEDPDGWRALEETVAYAHGKGVPVLLDAKRADIGNTTRQYAQVLDDVDAITVNPYMGRDSLQPFLDRAEKGVFVLCRTSNEGGKHLQDHELADGGTVYEHVARLASTWNEHGNVGLVVGATTPDELESVRELVPDLPFLVPGVGAQGGDAEAAVAHGLATRDGRDVGLVNSSRGIIFAGEGASNEDAYFRAAGDAAKRLERRLDEHR; this is encoded by the coding sequence ATGACAGCCGGTTTCTTCGATCGCGTCGCCGACCGCATCGCGTCGACGGGGAGCGTCGTCTCCGTCGGCCTCGACCCCGACCCCGACCGCATCCCCGACTTTCTGGCCGACCACGACCTCCCGCGGTGGGCGTTCAACCGTCGCGTGATCGACGCCACGCACGAGCACGCCGCCGCCTTCAAGCCCAACGCCGCGTTCTACGAGGACCCCGACGGCTGGCGGGCGCTCGAGGAGACCGTCGCGTACGCGCACGGGAAGGGCGTCCCCGTGCTCCTCGACGCGAAGCGCGCGGACATCGGGAACACCACCCGCCAGTACGCGCAGGTGCTCGACGACGTCGACGCCATCACCGTCAACCCCTACATGGGTCGGGACAGCCTCCAGCCGTTCCTCGACCGCGCCGAGAAGGGCGTGTTCGTGCTCTGCCGGACGTCGAACGAGGGCGGCAAACACCTTCAGGATCACGAGCTCGCGGACGGCGGTACGGTCTACGAGCACGTCGCGCGCCTCGCGAGCACGTGGAACGAGCACGGGAACGTCGGGCTCGTGGTCGGCGCCACCACGCCCGACGAACTCGAGTCCGTCCGCGAACTCGTCCCCGACCTTCCCTTCCTGGTGCCGGGCGTCGGCGCGCAGGGCGGGGACGCCGAGGCCGCCGTCGCGCACGGCCTCGCGACGCGCGACGGTCGCGACGTCGGTCTCGTGAACTCCTCGCGCGGCATCATCTTCGCCGGCGAAGGCGCAAGTAACGAGGACGCGTACTTCCGCGCCGCCGGCGACGCCGCCAAACGACTCGAGCGCCGCCTCGACGAGCACCGCTAG
- a CDS encoding NADPH-dependent F420 reductase translates to MDIGIIGSGNIGSTAARHFVDAGHDVAISNSRGPGSLDALVDDLGPNARAATVEDAAAFGDVVLEAIPFAEYESLPADALANTTVISASNYYPDRDGEIDLDGLTETEAVAEHLPDARVIKAFNTMDYETLRDESRPEADPADRLVLFVAGDDALAKATVVGLIEDIGFAAVDLGRLTNGQLMEPGSRIYGEPMTLTEAESLLENLTF, encoded by the coding sequence ATGGACATCGGCATCATCGGGTCGGGGAATATCGGGAGTACTGCGGCCAGGCACTTCGTCGACGCCGGTCACGACGTCGCAATCAGCAACTCGCGCGGTCCGGGGTCGCTCGACGCGCTCGTCGACGACCTCGGACCGAACGCCCGTGCGGCGACCGTCGAGGACGCCGCCGCGTTCGGCGACGTCGTCCTCGAAGCGATTCCCTTCGCCGAGTACGAGAGCCTCCCCGCCGACGCGCTCGCGAACACGACCGTGATCAGCGCGTCGAACTACTATCCCGACCGCGACGGCGAGATCGACCTCGACGGACTCACGGAGACGGAGGCGGTCGCCGAGCACCTCCCCGACGCGCGCGTCATCAAGGCGTTCAACACGATGGACTACGAGACGCTCCGCGACGAGTCCCGTCCCGAGGCGGATCCCGCGGACCGACTCGTCCTGTTCGTCGCCGGCGACGACGCGCTCGCGAAGGCGACCGTCGTCGGCCTCATCGAGGACATCGGGTTCGCGGCCGTCGACCTCGGGCGACTCACGAACGGCCAGCTCATGGAGCCCGGGTCGCGCATCTACGGCGAACCGATGACGCTCACCGAGGCCGAATCCCTCCTCGAGAACCTCACGTTCTGA
- a CDS encoding undecaprenyl diphosphate synthase family protein encodes MGLYDRYLALRVRTVDAAVPEHVALVITERDLLEQGAYDTLTAFFGWAFEYGATEVTVYVSVLDRAAAPTLARELEDLDAPREVAVREPDDLERADAPITVGIGLGGRSEFTAAIRDLATAVDDGDLEPADVDESAVEDRLVFPREPDLVIKTGAERLSDFMIWQSVYSELYFTDVNWRDFRERDYLRAIREYQDRNRRFGE; translated from the coding sequence GTGGGCCTGTACGACCGCTATCTCGCGCTCCGCGTTCGCACCGTCGACGCCGCCGTCCCCGAGCACGTCGCGCTCGTCATCACCGAACGCGACCTCCTGGAGCAGGGGGCGTACGACACGCTCACGGCGTTCTTCGGGTGGGCGTTCGAGTACGGGGCGACCGAGGTCACCGTCTACGTGAGCGTCCTCGACCGGGCGGCCGCGCCGACGCTCGCCCGTGAACTCGAGGACCTGGACGCGCCGCGCGAGGTCGCCGTCCGCGAGCCCGACGACCTCGAGCGTGCGGACGCCCCGATCACGGTCGGCATCGGCCTCGGCGGTCGGAGCGAGTTCACCGCCGCCATCCGCGACCTCGCGACCGCCGTCGACGACGGCGACCTCGAGCCAGCGGACGTCGACGAGAGCGCCGTCGAGGACCGCCTCGTGTTCCCGCGCGAACCCGACCTCGTCATCAAGACAGGCGCGGAACGCCTCAGCGACTTCATGATCTGGCAGAGCGTCTACAGCGAGCTCTACTTCACGGACGTCAACTGGCGGGACTTCCGGGAACGGGACTACCTGCGCGCCATCCGCGAGTACCAGGACCGGAACCGTCGGTTCGGCGAGTAG
- a CDS encoding S8 family serine peptidase — translation MADDDTRHHGRRTFLKATGAAGAAAALSGVTAATPGRDPGPKEDEVLVGVSAGVDLRGTVQQHVPGNAEIVHQNDGLRYVAVKFPGNDTARENFKDAVTKRDAVKYAEDNVTHSALATPNDPDFSQQYAPQQVNSDQAWDTTFGDSNVTIAVVDTGAQYDHPDLEGNYASNPGRDFADGDSDPYPDDTQNEYHGTHVSGCAAAVVDNGTGVAGQGNSSLINGRALDEGGSGSTADIADAVEWAADQGADVINLSLGGGGYTSTMKNAVSYATDNGALVIAAAGNDGTQGVSYPAAYSECVAISAVDSNEQLASFSQYGDDVELCAPGVDVLSTTTEARGSYEELSGTSMATPVTSGVAGLTLAQWDLANNELRSHLKNTAADIGLSSQEQGSGQVDAYAAVTTDPSDGGDGGDGGDGGDGGDGSTSSSVSGSLSGYWDYDDYSYGWNYDAPSQVVVELDGPSDADFDLYVNTGTTANATPSDYDYASYSTDSQESITIDSPDDSTDMQIDVDSYSGSGSYTLTITEYQ, via the coding sequence ATGGCAGATGATGACACTCGACACCACGGGCGTAGAACTTTCCTGAAAGCAACCGGTGCGGCAGGCGCGGCAGCGGCCCTCTCGGGCGTAACCGCAGCGACCCCCGGACGAGATCCCGGCCCGAAGGAGGACGAGGTCCTCGTCGGCGTCTCCGCCGGCGTCGACCTCCGCGGGACGGTCCAGCAGCACGTTCCCGGTAACGCCGAGATCGTCCACCAGAACGACGGCCTCCGGTACGTCGCCGTCAAGTTCCCGGGCAACGACACCGCTCGCGAGAACTTCAAGGACGCCGTGACGAAGCGCGACGCCGTCAAGTACGCCGAGGACAACGTCACCCACAGCGCGCTCGCGACACCGAACGACCCCGACTTCTCCCAGCAGTACGCGCCCCAGCAGGTCAACTCAGACCAGGCGTGGGACACGACGTTCGGCGACTCGAACGTCACGATCGCCGTCGTGGACACGGGCGCGCAGTACGACCACCCCGACCTCGAGGGGAACTACGCGTCGAACCCGGGCCGGGACTTCGCCGACGGCGACAGCGACCCGTACCCCGACGACACCCAGAACGAGTACCACGGCACGCACGTCTCGGGCTGTGCGGCCGCGGTCGTCGACAACGGCACGGGCGTCGCCGGCCAGGGCAACTCCTCGCTCATCAACGGGCGTGCGCTCGACGAGGGCGGCTCCGGTTCGACCGCCGACATCGCGGACGCCGTCGAGTGGGCGGCCGACCAGGGCGCGGACGTCATCAACCTCAGCCTCGGCGGCGGCGGCTACACGAGCACGATGAAGAACGCCGTGAGCTACGCGACGGACAACGGCGCGCTCGTCATCGCGGCCGCCGGCAACGACGGCACGCAGGGCGTCTCCTACCCCGCCGCGTACAGCGAGTGCGTCGCGATCTCGGCGGTGGACTCGAACGAGCAGCTCGCGAGCTTCAGCCAGTACGGCGACGACGTCGAACTCTGCGCGCCCGGCGTCGACGTCCTGTCGACGACGACGGAGGCCCGCGGGAGCTACGAGGAACTCTCGGGGACGTCGATGGCGACCCCCGTAACCTCGGGCGTCGCCGGCCTCACGCTCGCACAGTGGGACCTCGCGAACAACGAACTCCGCAGTCACCTGAAGAACACCGCCGCGGACATCGGTCTCTCCAGCCAGGAGCAGGGTAGCGGACAGGTCGACGCGTACGCCGCGGTCACCACCGACCCATCCGACGGCGGCGACGGCGGCGACGGCGGCGACGGCGGCGACGGCGGCGACGGGTCCACGAGTAGCTCCGTCTCCGGCAGCCTCAGCGGCTACTGGGACTACGACGACTACTCGTACGGCTGGAACTACGACGCGCCGAGCCAGGTCGTCGTCGAGCTCGACGGCCCGAGCGACGCCGACTTCGACCTCTACGTGAACACGGGGACGACGGCGAACGCCACCCCGAGCGACTACGACTACGCGTCGTACTCCACGGACAGCCAGGAGTCCATCACCATCGACAGTCCCGACGACTCCACGGACATGCAGATCGACGTCGACTCCTACAGCGGGAGTGGGAGCTACACGCTCACGATCACCGAGTACCAGTGA
- a CDS encoding PKD domain-containing protein, whose amino-acid sequence MTTSTARGVLARSFWPANRSRHFLEAIRTRLPSLADILSRRRFDGSGSRDSDGSIASYGWDFGDGDTAASATVMHAFESVGEYTVALTVTDDDGASSSDSIAVTVEDTGGSCGDTSANSTASGYLRGWYDDESFTFTPDLEDPCQATFNLDAGSRVDFDLYVTFDGRTPSTYDYDARSITYGPDEQIVVDDVDAGQEFGVLVDSYSGSGSFTISVDEIGK is encoded by the coding sequence GTGACGACGTCGACCGCGCGTGGCGTGCTCGCGCGTTCGTTCTGGCCGGCGAACCGGTCTCGCCATTTCCTGGAAGCGATTCGCACCCGTCTTCCATCCCTCGCGGACATCCTCTCTAGACGAAGGTTCGACGGCTCCGGTTCGCGTGACTCCGACGGCTCGATCGCGTCCTACGGGTGGGACTTCGGTGACGGGGACACGGCGGCCAGTGCGACCGTGATGCACGCGTTCGAGAGCGTCGGCGAGTACACGGTGGCGCTCACGGTCACGGACGACGACGGTGCGTCGTCGTCGGATTCGATCGCGGTGACCGTCGAGGACACCGGCGGGTCGTGTGGCGATACGTCGGCGAACTCCACGGCGTCGGGGTACCTGCGTGGCTGGTACGACGACGAGTCGTTCACGTTCACGCCGGACCTCGAGGATCCGTGCCAGGCGACGTTCAATCTGGACGCTGGCAGTCGCGTGGACTTCGACCTGTACGTGACGTTCGACGGTCGGACGCCGTCGACGTACGACTACGACGCGCGGTCGATCACGTACGGTCCCGACGAGCAGATCGTGGTCGACGACGTCGACGCCGGGCAGGAGTTCGGCGTCCTCGTCGACTCCTACAGCGGCAGTGGGTCGTTCACGATCTCGGTCGACGAGATCGGGAAGTGA
- a CDS encoding NYN domain-containing protein, translated as MPGLLDRFLSTGGHDPRRVGVFVDGPNTFRDEFDVDLDDVRDVGRESGDLVISRIYLNEHATPGLIQAAEARGFEVVVTSGDVDVKLAIDATEAVVEDAIDTLVVLSRDTDFKPLLEAAGRRGVRTVAIAPGEHGRSDALTNAANEAHILE; from the coding sequence ATGCCCGGCCTCCTCGACCGCTTCCTGTCCACCGGCGGCCACGACCCGCGGCGCGTCGGCGTGTTCGTCGACGGCCCGAACACGTTCCGCGACGAGTTCGACGTCGACCTCGACGACGTCCGCGACGTCGGCCGCGAGAGCGGCGACCTCGTCATCTCCAGGATCTACCTCAACGAGCACGCCACCCCCGGCCTCATCCAGGCCGCCGAGGCCCGCGGGTTCGAGGTCGTCGTCACCAGCGGCGACGTGGACGTGAAGCTCGCCATCGACGCCACCGAAGCCGTCGTCGAGGACGCCATCGACACGCTCGTCGTCCTCTCGCGCGACACCGACTTCAAGCCGCTCCTCGAGGCCGCCGGCCGCCGCGGCGTCCGCACGGTCGCCATCGCCCCCGGCGAACACGGCCGCTCGGACGCCCTCACGAACGCCGCGAACGAAGCCCACATCCTCGAGTAG